DNA from Roseimicrobium sp. ORNL1:
GTTTACTTCATTGCCATTGGGATCTTCCTCGGTGTTTCGGTACAGACTCGTGAGCCGGTAGGAAAGCGTGTCTTCACCAAGCAGAACATTTCCAAAATCGAGGGTGCCTTCGTAAGACTCTCCAGTTCCCACCTCCACGCCGACCTGGCCAAATCGGGTGTCCACGGGCTTCTTGCTGACATTGTTGATCAAACCACCGGGTGTCGATTGCCCAAACAGCACGGAACTCGGACCTCTCAGCAATTCGATGCGCTCAAGCCCGAAAGTCTCCACCACTTCATAGTTGTAGAGCCGCATGCCATCCAGATACTGGCTGTTGAAGCTGTCGAACCCACGGATGTTAATCCATTCATAGCCTCGTGGATCAAAGCCATAGGTATCTGTGGTGATGCCAGCGCTGTAGCGGAGGGCTTCGGCCGTTTGCTTGTTGTTACGGAGGTCCATCATGCCCCGGGGGATCACGGAAATGGATTGTGGGGTCTCCAGCAGAGAAGCGCTGCCCTTCAGCCCGGCGGTGAAAATATCCTCGGTCAGATCCACGGTGGTCGGTCTGTCGGCAACTACCGTGACGGGGTCCAAGACTACATTTGTTCCCTGTGGGGAAGCTTCCTGTGCTCGCACCCCCGAGAGAGGCGCGAGGCAGACAAGGCTGAAGATGTACGGGATGCCCCTAGCGGCCTTGGAGTGATGTTTGAAAGTCCGTCGCAACATTATTAAGATTGGGTTTCAGTCTCAATACATGAGTGCATTTCAGGATCAAGAGACTGGCAACGTCAGGTTAGGTCGCGCAAGGCCGGGCGAAACGTGAAGCTGCGGACATGCGATTCCGGCTCCTCGATGAAACTCAAGGCTGGCTGAAAATGTCCCAGAACCCAGGTTCCAATTGATGATTTTTGATTCGATGAGGACGCCCGCCAAATCATCAATCACCAATCAGAAAATCATCAATAACAGGGCTCAGTGTCCGTTCGTGAAGACCGCCTCTTCCAGCTTCACCTTGAGCGCATCGAGCATCGCCTTGTCCGTCACCTTTTTGCCCGCCTTGTCCTGCACGTAGATGGAGTCGAGCGCGACCCCCTTCTCCGTATTGATTCGAGCGTGGCAGATGTTCAAGCCTGCCTGTCCGATGTGGCGGAAGACATCATAAAGCAAGCCGATGCGGTCCAGCGCCTGCAGTTCAATGACGGTGTAGTCGGGGCTGATGAGGTGATTGAAATGCACGCGCTGCGGCACCTCCGCAGCCATTTCCTCCAACCCCTTGAAGGGTCTGCGCACTTCCGCGATGGCACCGCTGAAGTCGAAGGTGTGCGTTTCAAAGGCCTCCTCAATGCTGGACTTGATGCGGGCCTTGGTGCGGTCGTTGCTGACGGGTGTGAAGTCCGTGCGGCAAACGCGGAAGATGTCCAGCACTGTGTCATCTTGCCGCTGGTAAAGGTCCGCGGCGAGAATGGTGATGCCCTGCGCGGCGAGCGCACCGGCCACACGCGCGAGCAGCAGGTGCCGGTCCCAGGAGACCACGATCAATTCGCTGCAACCCTGCTCGGGATGATCGATCCAGAACAGCTCCGGCAGCAGGCTGTCTCCCGGCTTGCCCGTCACCAGTTTCTCAAAGAACTGCCGGTACACCTGGAGGTGCTGCACAATGGTGTCCGCGCTGCGGAAATTGAAATAGCTGCGCGGCATCTTCTCGAAGTGCGCGGCGATTTCCAGATCGTAGGTGGAGTCGAGCTTGCGATGCACCTCGCCCTGCAGTTCCTGAAGAGGCGCGCTGACGCTCCGCACGTAGTCGGAAGGGTCGTCGAGATAGCGGATGGTGCTGTGATACAAGTGCAGCAGCAGGCTCTCCTTCCACGAATTCCAGCTCTTGTCACTGGTGCCACGGGAGTCCGCATGCGTCATGACCAGCAGGGTATCGAGCTGCTGCTTGTTCCGCACAATCGCCGCGAACTCTCCGATGACCTTGGGGTCATCCAGATTCTTCGTGGTCGCGGTGCGGTAGAGCGTGAGGTGATGATCGATGAGGAACATCAGCAGCCTGCGGCGTGAACCCTTGATCTGCAGACGGCGGCACACGCGGTCGGCCAGCAGGGCGCTCGCATCGGAGTGCGTCTCGGTGTTTTCCGCACGACCAGAGTCATGAAGGATCAGCGCGAGATACAGGATGAAGGGATCCTGCACCTCATGGAAAAGCCGCTGGAAGAACTCCATGCCCGGTTTCGGCGTGCCGGCGAGTTCATCCAGCTTGTCGATGGTGCGCAGTGTGTGTTCATCCGCGGGATAGCGATGGAAAAACTCATGCTGCACCAGATTCGTCAGCGCGCCGAACTCAGGCAGGTAGCGGCCGAGAAAGCCCACCCGGTGCATCTGGCGGAGCACACGGGCCACATCCCCCTTCTGGCTGAGAATAGCCTCAAAGCTTTCGCGCACGGCCTTGTTGTACCGGAAGACGCGATTGATGAGCGCCCAGTTCTTTTGCACCAGCTGGAAAAGCTCGGGGCTCAGGCGCAGATGGCGTTGCTGCGTATGCACAAAGAGGCGCATGAGCCGCGGCGGATCCTCCTTGAAGATGTCATCTTCCTGTGGGTGGATGCGTTCATCCCGGCTGATGAAGCCATCGAAGCGCTCGACGGGCTTCTCCGTGCGGCGCAGTAGACGGGCGACGAGGCTG
Protein-coding regions in this window:
- the glnD gene encoding [protein-PII] uridylyltransferase, with protein sequence MAQLVKKLSTRAREALANTTGKPRSPSEILRTFKRFRKIEEARIRMMHKAGGGGVEICEMRSDFIDVLLKHLWNEILLREDATDARNLKISLVATGGYGRRHMNPQSDVDLLFLLSGNGAKIPPGVAPFITAYITTMFDLRLLVGDKSTRTVGDTLSLANEKNDVKTALIEARLVAGNEEPFEELKRRYDKECMDGKETQFLLLRQQDLLARHAKYEGTPSVQEPNVKNGCGGLRDYHNALWMSYAKHRTTNLRDLVKLGVFPLNAVRDMERAYDFILRVRNELHYIEGRESDLLTLRLQGVVATNLEYPQKKILQRIEYFMRDYYTHSGCLLHRGNELMDRFHLQALAEEKPSLVARLLRRTEKPVERFDGFISRDERIHPQEDDIFKEDPPRLMRLFVHTQQRHLRLSPELFQLVQKNWALINRVFRYNKAVRESFEAILSQKGDVARVLRQMHRVGFLGRYLPEFGALTNLVQHEFFHRYPADEHTLRTIDKLDELAGTPKPGMEFFQRLFHEVQDPFILYLALILHDSGRAENTETHSDASALLADRVCRRLQIKGSRRRLLMFLIDHHLTLYRTATTKNLDDPKVIGEFAAIVRNKQQLDTLLVMTHADSRGTSDKSWNSWKESLLLHLYHSTIRYLDDPSDYVRSVSAPLQELQGEVHRKLDSTYDLEIAAHFEKMPRSYFNFRSADTIVQHLQVYRQFFEKLVTGKPGDSLLPELFWIDHPEQGCSELIVVSWDRHLLLARVAGALAAQGITILAADLYQRQDDTVLDIFRVCRTDFTPVSNDRTKARIKSSIEEAFETHTFDFSGAIAEVRRPFKGLEEMAAEVPQRVHFNHLISPDYTVIELQALDRIGLLYDVFRHIGQAGLNICHARINTEKGVALDSIYVQDKAGKKVTDKAMLDALKVKLEEAVFTNGH